In Actinomadura luteofluorescens, the sequence AGGCGCCGGGAAGCAGCTCCGCCACGGGCACGGCCCGCAGAACGCCGTCCGTGTCGACGATGACGCGGATCGCTGGAAAGTAGTCGAGAAGGACCTGCCGGCAGCGCCCGCAAGGAGGCATCACCCCGCGGTCGCCGCCCCCGACCGCGACGACGGCGTCCAGCTGGTGCGCGCCCTGCGCGGCGGCCGTGCCGATCACGGCCAGCTCCGCGCACGGCCCGCCGGTGAAGTGGTGGACGTTCATCGCGGTGACGATGCGTCCGTCCCGGGCCCGGGCGGCGGCCGCCACCGTGTGCTCGTCCCCCCGGCTGCACTCGGCGGCTACACGCCCCGCTACCTCGACGAGTTCGTAGTCGACCATCATGTCCTTTCCCAGCGTTCAGAAGATCCCGCGAGCGGTGCCGCGCACCGGCCACTGCGCGCCGACCAGGCGGCGATGGTGTTCGAGCATCGCCGGCCACAACGGTCGCAGCGCGCCGAGGTCCTCCGGCGTTCCCGTCGCGATGCCGATGTCCATGATCGCAGCCTAATCGCCGCGATCTTCGTGAGACGGACGCGGCCGACAGGGCCGACCTCGGCGATGCCCAGACGTTTTCCGGCCGCGTCAGGCGGTGGCCGGCAGGACGACGACCTTGCCCGGGAGAGTGCCCGCGGCCGCCCGGGCGTGGACCGACGCCAGGTCTGCCAGTGCGACGCGCTCGGCGACGTCGACGGTCAGCGCGCCGCGGTCCACCCGAGCCACGAGCTCGGACAGTTGCCCGGCGTCGCTGCGGACGAAGA encodes:
- a CDS encoding cytidine deaminase family protein; the protein is MMVDYELVEVAGRVAAECSRGDEHTVAAAARARDGRIVTAMNVHHFTGGPCAELAVIGTAAAQGAHQLDAVVAVGGGDRGVMPPCGRCRQVLLDYFPAIRVIVDTDGVLRAVPVAELLPGAYIWSDHQS